GTTCGCGAACACCATCGCGCGCTGAGTCGGTGGCCGCGCTGAACACCCGATTCCTGAGCGTCGGTGCCCGTCCACGGCCAGGGGGGCACCGGCCGTACCGCATTCTGACCCATGTGGCCGGCGCGGCGCTGCTCGTGGTGGTGGGCGTGCTGCTGCTCTACCCACTGCTGAGCTTCCTGCTGCTGTCGTTCGTCCCCGGCCTGTTCGGACAGGCGGGGGGAGGAGTGGGCTCGTTTGCCCGGGCGCTCGACGGCTACGCGCTCGAAGCGCTGCGGAACTCGCTGCTCGTCGGCGTGGTGTCGGCGGTGATCTCCGCGGCGCTGGGCCTCCTCCTGTCTTGGCTGGCGCGGCGCACCACGCTGCCTGAGGGCCGCGTCATCGAAGGCCTGATGTGGGTTCTGCTACTCACGCCGTCGTACCTGGTGTCGGTCGGATGGCTGGCCCTGATTCAGCGGGGTGGGGTGCTGTCCGGCCTGGGCCTCGACTGGCCGGGCCTGCGCACGGTCATCCTCGGGCCGAGCGGGGTGATCCTCGTGCTGGCCCTCGCGCATGTGCCCTTCTCGTACCTGGCGACGGCGTCGGCATGGAGTGGCGTGGGGGGCGAGCTGGACGAGGCCGCGCGCGTGCATGGCGTCCGCCCGTCCCGGCGCACCTGGCTGACGGTGCGGCTGCTGGCACCTGCCGTTGCCGCCGCGTTTGCGGTGTCGTTCGCGGAGTCGCTGGGAGATTTCGGGGTGGCGAGCACCCTCGCGGCAAACGCGCACTTCCCGGTGGCGACCTTCGCGATCTACCGGGCACTGTACGCCAATCCGCTGGACTTCCCGCTGGCCTCGGCGACCAGCTGGCTCCTGCTGCTCATCACGGGCGTGGCGCTGCTGCTGCAGGCGCGGGTGGCCCGGCGGGCCCGGGCGTACGCGTCCCTGACCGGGCGTTCCAGACCGCCGCGCCGGGTACCGCTTGGATGGGCCGGCACCGTCACGGCCCGGCTGGGCCTGACCGCGCTGGTGCTCCTCGCGCTGGGCATCCCGGCCCTGGGAACGGTGGTCAGCGCGTTCCTGAGGCGCATCAGTGACGGCCTGAGCGTCCCGAACATCACGCTGGAGTACTTCGTGGCGGCGGCCCACACGGGTCTGGGCGGGCCATTCATGTATTCGGCACTGCTGGCCGTGCTGGCGGCCACAGTGGCGGTCGCGCTCGGACTGGGCCTGGCCGGCCTGCTCAGCCGGCCCACGCCGCTGGCGCGGGGCCTTGACCTGGCGCTCCTCGGCGCGATGGCCACGCCGGGCCTGGTGCTCGCTGCAGGGTATATTTTCGCGTTCAACCGGCCGTT
This genomic interval from Deinococcus metalli contains the following:
- a CDS encoding ABC transporter permease — protein: MAGAALLVVVGVLLLYPLLSFLLLSFVPGLFGQAGGGVGSFARALDGYALEALRNSLLVGVVSAVISAALGLLLSWLARRTTLPEGRVIEGLMWVLLLTPSYLVSVGWLALIQRGGVLSGLGLDWPGLRTVILGPSGVILVLALAHVPFSYLATASAWSGVGGELDEAARVHGVRPSRRTWLTVRLLAPAVAAAFAVSFAESLGDFGVASTLAANAHFPVATFAIYRALYANPLDFPLASATSWLLLLITGVALLLQARVARRARAYASLTGRSRPPRRVPLGWAGTVTARLGLTALVLLALGIPALGTVVSAFLRRISDGLSVPNITLEYFVAAAHTGLGGPFMYSALLAVLAATVAVALGLGLAGLLSRPTPLARGLDLALLGAMATPGLVLAAGYIFAFNRPFLPLYGTSWLLGVSYAAGGMPSTSRLLLGPVTQLHRSLGEAARTHGLGPGAVLRTITVPLLAAPLFSAWLLSATHIMFELPMSQLLYPPGSPPLPVALVSCSNNFDYSLGAALELEAVGLVLLAVWALRWIFARVVPAGWQRATVPATPSAVEPHPASIPPAGTA